A window from Peromyscus leucopus breed LL Stock unplaced genomic scaffold, UCI_PerLeu_2.1 scaffold_274, whole genome shotgun sequence encodes these proteins:
- the LOC114695003 gene encoding tripartite motif-containing protein 43-like → MESDISQAFQEELTCFICLSCLTEPVTISCGHSFCRACLQLSWEDTQLPVHCPMCREPCQQKEMRTNIVLKKLVSIARQASLMKDLSSEEHKCVSHNETKRIFCVESRIFLCQLCSNSHEHRGHRHCPIEAAAEDQMERLLKQMASLWEKIQENQEDIEAEMGTKTLWMDYVTLREEMIRSEYRELHPFLCEEGEKHIECMRKEGQCVLEKLIKSEAMMVQKSKELREMFQELMAMSQEPYVVLLQGVDDMVRRSESMQLSMPKGMEPELSALPITGLTERCKHIQVHIFFDNVTTSHSKMNLFNVLREFSFGPHLKDTSVDSVGCYMASWGSSKFISGKYYWEVDLQDSGDWAVGVCEDSWLRNTNQMTDSEGAFLLVCMKEGNHYSLLTTCPLYWHYIERPLGRVGVLLDCERGCLSFVNVAKSSLIYRYPPGTFKNPVRPFFSSGHEGRTFNPAH, encoded by the coding sequence ATGGAGTCAGACATCTCACAAGCCTTCCAGGAAGAACTCACCTGCTTCATCTGCCTGAGCTGCCTGACAGAGCCAGTCACCATAAGCTGTGGTCACAGCTTCTGTCGAGCCTGCCTCCAGCTTTCCTGGGAGGACACCCAACTTCCAGTTCACTGCCCTATGTGTCGGGAACCATgccaacagaaggaaatgagaaccAACATTGTTCTGAAGAAGCTGGTATCCATTGCCAGACAAGCCAGCCTCATGAAggacctgagctctgaggagcatAAGTGTGTGAGCCACAATGAGACAAAGAGGATCTTCTGTGTTGAGAGCAGGATCTTCCTCTGTCAGCTCTGCTCTAACTCCCATGAGCACAGAGGTCACAGACATTGTCCCATTGAGGCAGCAGCTGAAGATCAAATGGAAAGACTTCTGAAGCAGATGGCATCTTTATGGGAGAAGATCCAAGAAAATCAAGAGGATATCGAGGCAGAGATGGGAACAAAAACTTTGTGGATGGACTATGTGACTCTGCGGGAAGAAATGATCAGGTCAGAGTATAGGGAGCTGCATCCATTCCTCTgtgaagagggagagaaacataTCGAGTGCATGAGAAAGGAAGGCCAATGTGTGTTAGAGAAACTGATAAAGAGTGAAGCCATGATGgtccaaaagagcaaagaactaAGAGAAATGTTTCAGGAGCTGATGGCAATGTCCCAGGAGCCATATGTGGTACTGCTCCAGGGTGTGGATGACATGGTCAGAAGGAGTGAGTCAATGCAGCTGAGCATGCCCAAGGGTATGGAACCTGAACTCAGTGCCCTACCCATCACTGGACTGACTGAAAGGTGCAAGCACATCCAGGTGcacattttctttgacaatgtAACCACCTCCCATTCCAAGATGAACCTATTTAATGTCTTGAGAGAATTCAGCTTCGGACCTCACCTTAAGGATACATCCGTGGATTCTGTTGGATGCTATATGGCTTCGTGGGGATCCTCGAAATTCATCTCGGGGAAATATTACTGGGAGGTGGATTTGCAGGACTCTGGGGACTGGGCTGTAGGGGTCTGTGAGGATTCCTGGTTAAGGAATACAAACCAAATGACTGACTCTGAGGGTGCCTTTCTTCTTGTGTGTATGAAGGAGGGTAATCATTACAGTCTCCTCACCACATGCCCTCTATATTGGCACTATATAGAGAGGCCCCTGGGCAGGGTTGGGGTGCTCCTGGATTGTGAGCGTGGATGTTTAAGTTTTGTGAATGTTGCCAAGAGTTCCCTCATATATAGGTACCCCCCTGGCACCTTCAAAAACCCTGTCCGGCCTTTCTTCTCCAGTGGCCATGAAGGGAgaacctttaatccagcacattag